The following proteins are encoded in a genomic region of Cryptosporangium minutisporangium:
- a CDS encoding sugar dehydrogenase: MSAPTVPTRRAAHDLGPVTTVAEGFTLPSALAFGDDGAVYVADTRLRPERSGRVWRLGEAGERTLLSGAFVPPITGLAFRGGSLWVSQGGPPGRISRLDPDGSVTHVLTDLPGGDHHVGEVTFGPDGKLYFGLGALTNTGIIGLDTLANGWQARQPAVLDVPGYDIVLRNVRVRTSDPHSDDPTTERLTGPFSPFGEVVQADTHILGARLWGWPLATAAVHRADPDGSGVELVCWGLRNPFGLRFLPDGRLIAIDQGADDRGSRPIGGVPDFLWEVRDAAWYGWPDYFGGRPVTDPAYRPSDGSIPTFVLANHDELPRPERPLTAFPGGVSATALDVDPASAGRVVTVALETGPRSAGCAIVLVRTTDGAQHVLHTSAFADPVALRYHPADGALWIVDSGVSAASSADGRRRGRVLRVDDRPSAPPA; encoded by the coding sequence ATGTCCGCACCGACCGTGCCCACCCGGCGCGCCGCGCACGACCTCGGCCCGGTCACCACGGTCGCGGAGGGATTCACGCTCCCGAGCGCGCTGGCTTTCGGCGACGACGGTGCGGTGTACGTCGCCGACACGAGGCTGCGACCGGAGCGGTCCGGGAGGGTCTGGCGGCTCGGCGAGGCCGGGGAGCGGACGCTGCTCAGCGGCGCTTTTGTCCCGCCGATCACCGGGCTGGCGTTCCGCGGCGGATCGCTGTGGGTCTCCCAGGGCGGTCCGCCCGGCCGGATCAGTCGCCTCGACCCGGACGGCTCGGTGACGCACGTGCTCACCGACCTGCCCGGCGGGGACCACCACGTCGGCGAGGTCACGTTCGGACCGGACGGCAAGCTCTACTTCGGACTGGGTGCGCTCACCAACACCGGGATCATCGGTCTGGACACGCTGGCCAACGGCTGGCAGGCCAGGCAACCCGCGGTCCTCGACGTTCCGGGGTACGACATCGTCCTGCGCAACGTCCGGGTGCGCACCTCCGATCCGCACTCCGACGACCCGACCACCGAGCGGCTCACCGGCCCGTTCTCCCCGTTCGGCGAGGTGGTGCAGGCGGACACCCACATCCTCGGCGCCCGACTGTGGGGCTGGCCGTTGGCGACCGCGGCCGTCCACCGCGCCGATCCGGACGGCTCCGGCGTCGAACTGGTCTGCTGGGGCCTCCGCAACCCGTTCGGCCTGCGTTTCCTGCCGGACGGTCGGCTGATCGCGATCGACCAAGGCGCCGACGACCGGGGCAGCCGGCCGATCGGCGGGGTCCCGGACTTCCTCTGGGAGGTGCGGGACGCAGCCTGGTACGGGTGGCCGGACTACTTCGGCGGCCGGCCCGTCACCGACCCCGCGTACCGGCCGAGCGACGGCAGCATCCCGACGTTCGTGCTGGCCAATCACGACGAGCTGCCCCGTCCGGAGCGGCCGCTGACCGCGTTTCCGGGCGGTGTCAGCGCCACCGCGCTCGACGTCGACCCGGCTTCGGCAGGACGGGTGGTCACGGTGGCGCTGGAGACCGGCCCGCGCTCGGCCGGGTGCGCGATCGTCTTGGTCCGGACCACCGACGGGGCGCAGCACGTGCTGCACACGTCCGCGTTCGCCGATCCGGTGGCCCTGCGGTACCACCCCGCCGACGGCGCGCTGTGGATCGTCGACTCCGGAGTATCGGCCGCCTCATCCGCGGACGGACGCCGCCGCGGGCGAGTGCTGCGGGTCGACGACCGGCCCTCGGCTCCACCGGCCTGA
- a CDS encoding response regulator → MASILIVEDEPDMRELMARKLRDAGHTITTTRTGAEGLAFLRAERPDLVLLDVKLPDTSGLSVCETVRDDADIRDTLVVMVSASAGQEEVDAGLAAGADDYVTKPFAPSNLVRRIAALLSTDR, encoded by the coding sequence GTGGCGAGCATCCTTATCGTCGAGGACGAACCGGACATGCGCGAGTTGATGGCGCGCAAGCTGCGAGACGCCGGCCACACGATCACCACGACCCGGACGGGCGCCGAGGGCCTGGCGTTCCTCCGCGCGGAACGGCCCGACCTGGTGCTGCTCGACGTCAAGCTGCCCGACACCTCGGGGCTGAGCGTCTGCGAGACCGTGCGCGATGACGCCGACATCCGCGACACCCTCGTCGTCATGGTCTCCGCGTCGGCGGGCCAGGAAGAGGTGGACGCCGGTCTGGCGGCCGGGGCCGACGACTACGTCACGAAGCCGTTCGCCCCGAGCAACCTGGTCAGACGTATCGCGGCGCTGCTCTCGACCGATCGGTGA
- a CDS encoding TetR/AcrR family transcriptional regulator: MATERSSAGDPARTLALLWRSTESEPPPNGKAPRGPRPTLSVDRVIAVGIALADAEGLDAVTMRRVATELAVAPMTLYTYVPGKAELLDLMLDAAYAEMTRTTPAEDGWRAAVAAIAHDNRALYERHPWVATVATSRPPLGPGLMAKYEYELAAFEGLDLDDVTRDAALTFVLGFVETCARAAADVRAAKYESALSDGEWWAANQPLLDQVFDVERYPLAARVGAAAGAAHDAAYSPGHAYEFGLARVLDGLAALVER; encoded by the coding sequence GTGGCCACTGAACGCAGCAGCGCGGGCGATCCCGCGCGCACGCTCGCCCTGCTCTGGCGCTCGACGGAGAGCGAACCGCCGCCGAACGGAAAGGCACCGCGCGGGCCTCGCCCGACGCTCTCGGTGGACCGGGTGATCGCGGTCGGCATCGCGCTCGCGGACGCCGAGGGCCTGGACGCCGTGACGATGCGTCGGGTCGCCACCGAACTCGCGGTCGCCCCGATGACGCTCTACACGTACGTGCCCGGCAAGGCCGAACTGCTCGACCTGATGCTCGACGCCGCGTACGCCGAGATGACCCGGACGACTCCGGCGGAGGACGGCTGGCGGGCTGCGGTGGCGGCGATCGCGCACGACAACCGGGCGCTGTACGAGCGGCATCCGTGGGTCGCCACCGTCGCGACCAGTCGGCCGCCGCTCGGACCGGGGCTGATGGCCAAGTACGAGTACGAGCTCGCCGCCTTCGAGGGCCTGGACCTCGACGACGTGACGCGGGACGCGGCGCTGACGTTCGTGCTCGGGTTCGTGGAGACGTGTGCCCGCGCCGCGGCGGACGTCCGCGCCGCCAAGTACGAGAGCGCACTGAGCGACGGCGAGTGGTGGGCGGCCAACCAGCCGCTCCTCGACCAGGTCTTCGACGTGGAGCGCTATCCGCTGGCCGCTCGGGTCGGGGCGGCCGCCGGCGCGGCCCACGACGCCGCGTACAGCCCGGGGCACGCGTACGAGTTCGGCCTCGCCCGAGTCCTCGACGGCCTCGCGGCACTCGTCGAGCGGTAG
- a CDS encoding PadR family transcriptional regulator, whose amino-acid sequence MDTTQLLKGVLDLAVLAVIRDADGYGYDVLRRLRGSGLADVGDASVYGTLRRLYQAGCLTSYVVPSEEGPHRKYYGITDAGRLQLAESTKIWAGFARTMDDLLRGEAVA is encoded by the coding sequence GTGGACACCACACAGTTGCTCAAAGGCGTGCTCGATCTCGCGGTACTCGCCGTGATCCGGGACGCGGATGGTTACGGGTACGACGTGCTGCGCCGGTTGCGTGGCTCCGGGCTCGCCGACGTCGGCGATGCCTCGGTCTACGGGACGCTTCGGCGTCTCTACCAGGCCGGATGCCTGACGTCGTACGTTGTTCCGAGCGAGGAAGGCCCGCACCGCAAGTACTACGGCATCACCGACGCCGGCCGGCTCCAGCTCGCCGAGTCGACAAAAATCTGGGCCGGTTTCGCCCGGACCATGGACGACCTGTTGCGCGGGGAGGCAGTGGCATGA
- a CDS encoding APC family permease: MSSHAHPSAGGTPGPSAPTRTTLAVPQRKRGLPPTIAMAFMGAVATGPLAVVTGGVSTIVGTTGVIGLGLIYALVAAALIAFSLASSAVVGHTGIAAGLHTYVARGLGERVGLGVAVLMAVSYTALSAGYYGIIGFEIANQIEENSGRTVPWVMLVVPALVLVGFLGTRSLRTNAIIGTAVLGVLIAAHFLFDLTAVRFPASGGFTAETLDPVTLFTGAVAAAVGFSVTAYPGIETPMAYGGELGATSRQVTNATYIAVVIAGLANVLAAVTVTSALGPQTLADGALTKGSQPVFDFLTVHLGEGAAGLFGLANLVAVFGASLIFHHAASRSIRSLAAAGVLPAGLAKRSARSGAPVTASYLQTGIAAVVLLAFAVAGADPFRTVFIMLSHIGSVGVFLSLVAAAGAVMVFLLRSDSEEGGFLGWEGRLVAAIVAALCVGAVVVSALLETHVRLDVAGSSLVVWVPSVVVIAALLTGVLWPARRRTARSLALDEEDEYATPVSASPALAHLIPGQRTPVDGTPYGPAPTGSYATPPTYRPASAPGGAPSSSPRSGTAQPPIPPRPSQPSAVPAQPGGAPPWPTQGAGRPGS, encoded by the coding sequence ATGTCTTCCCACGCGCACCCCTCCGCAGGCGGCACGCCCGGACCGAGCGCCCCGACCAGAACCACCCTCGCGGTACCGCAGCGCAAACGCGGCCTTCCCCCGACGATCGCGATGGCGTTCATGGGCGCGGTCGCGACCGGGCCGCTCGCGGTCGTCACCGGCGGTGTCTCCACGATCGTCGGGACGACCGGCGTCATCGGGCTGGGGTTGATCTACGCGCTGGTCGCCGCCGCGCTGATCGCGTTCAGCCTGGCCAGCTCAGCGGTGGTCGGCCACACCGGCATCGCGGCCGGCCTGCACACCTACGTCGCCCGCGGACTGGGGGAGCGGGTCGGCCTCGGCGTGGCCGTGCTGATGGCGGTCTCCTACACCGCCCTCTCCGCCGGGTACTACGGGATCATCGGGTTCGAGATCGCCAATCAGATCGAGGAGAACTCCGGGCGGACCGTGCCGTGGGTGATGCTCGTCGTCCCGGCGCTCGTGCTGGTCGGCTTCCTCGGTACCCGCTCGCTGCGCACGAACGCGATCATCGGCACCGCGGTGCTGGGCGTGCTGATCGCGGCGCACTTCCTGTTCGACCTCACCGCGGTGCGCTTCCCGGCGTCCGGTGGGTTCACCGCTGAGACGCTCGACCCGGTCACGCTCTTCACCGGCGCGGTGGCCGCGGCGGTCGGTTTCTCGGTCACCGCCTACCCCGGTATCGAGACGCCGATGGCGTACGGCGGCGAGCTCGGCGCGACCAGCAGGCAGGTCACCAACGCGACGTACATCGCCGTGGTGATCGCAGGGCTGGCGAACGTCCTCGCGGCGGTCACGGTCACGTCCGCGCTGGGTCCCCAGACGCTCGCCGACGGCGCACTGACCAAGGGCAGCCAGCCGGTCTTCGACTTCCTGACCGTCCATCTGGGTGAGGGCGCGGCCGGTCTGTTCGGCCTGGCCAACCTGGTCGCGGTGTTCGGGGCCAGCTTGATCTTCCACCACGCCGCGTCGCGGTCGATCCGCTCGCTGGCCGCGGCGGGCGTCCTCCCCGCGGGGCTCGCCAAGCGCTCGGCGCGCAGCGGCGCACCGGTGACCGCGTCGTACCTGCAGACCGGCATCGCGGCGGTGGTGCTGCTCGCCTTCGCCGTAGCCGGTGCCGATCCGTTCCGGACCGTGTTCATCATGCTGTCGCACATCGGCTCGGTCGGGGTGTTCCTCTCGCTGGTCGCCGCCGCCGGTGCGGTGATGGTGTTCCTCCTGCGCAGCGACTCGGAAGAGGGCGGTTTCCTCGGCTGGGAAGGCCGTCTCGTCGCGGCGATCGTGGCGGCGCTCTGCGTCGGGGCCGTGGTCGTCTCCGCGCTACTCGAGACCCACGTGCGGCTCGACGTCGCCGGTAGTTCCCTCGTCGTGTGGGTGCCGTCCGTGGTCGTGATCGCCGCACTCCTGACCGGCGTGCTCTGGCCGGCCCGGCGGCGGACCGCGCGGTCGCTGGCCCTGGACGAGGAGGACGAGTACGCGACGCCGGTCTCCGCGTCGCCGGCGCTGGCCCACTTGATCCCGGGCCAACGCACGCCCGTAGACGGAACACCGTACGGACCCGCCCCGACCGGCTCCTACGCGACACCGCCGACGTACCGGCCTGCGTCCGCTCCCGGTGGGGCGCCGTCCAGCTCACCCCGCTCCGGCACCGCCCAGCCGCCGATCCCGCCGCGTCCGAGCCAGCCGTCAGCAGTGCCGGCTCAGCCCGGCGGAGCCCCGCCGTGGCCGACGCAGGGCGCGGGTCGGCCGGGCTCGTAG
- a CDS encoding RNase H family protein — translation MVDQAAPADDKRVVIYASGSGGTSPGAGGWGALLTHGDSQRELSGVEAGVTRDRMSLLAVVSALECLTRPTAVQVLTDNEYVRDGVAARTQGAVADDRNADLWTRLGAAVTRHRVQWVVVNAALAARAAALAAAAASPTAPRAASPRPTAPPPTAATPTASDAARPATSANPAAARPANPGAARPAAPRPAPA, via the coding sequence GTGGTCGACCAGGCTGCACCCGCCGACGACAAGCGGGTCGTCATCTACGCGTCCGGGTCCGGGGGCACGTCGCCGGGAGCGGGCGGGTGGGGTGCGCTGCTGACGCACGGTGACTCGCAGCGCGAGCTGTCCGGCGTCGAGGCCGGAGTGACGCGGGACCGGATGAGTCTCCTGGCGGTCGTCAGCGCGCTGGAGTGCCTGACCCGGCCGACGGCCGTCCAGGTGCTCACCGACAACGAGTACGTCCGTGACGGGGTGGCGGCGCGCACCCAGGGCGCAGTCGCCGACGACCGGAACGCCGACCTGTGGACCCGGTTGGGTGCGGCGGTGACTCGTCACCGGGTGCAGTGGGTGGTGGTGAACGCTGCGCTGGCGGCGCGTGCCGCCGCCCTCGCCGCCGCAGCCGCGTCCCCGACCGCACCGCGTGCGGCCAGCCCACGCCCGACGGCTCCCCCGCCGACAGCCGCGACCCCGACGGCCTCAGACGCCGCTCGCCCGGCGACCTCGGCGAACCCGGCCGCCGCTCGTCCGGCGAACCCGGGCGCCGCTCGTCCGGCGGCACCGCGGCCAGCTCCGGCA
- a CDS encoding nucleotide pyrophosphohydrolase, protein MSSSDAGLAELTTATAEFAAARDWQPWHTPKNLVMALSGEVGELTALFQWLTPEESAAVMADESVAADVRDEIADVMLYLVQLARVLDVDLVEVATAKLARNEHRFPAPSRG, encoded by the coding sequence ATGAGCAGCAGCGACGCGGGATTGGCGGAACTGACGACAGCGACGGCGGAGTTCGCGGCGGCGCGGGATTGGCAGCCCTGGCACACCCCGAAGAACCTGGTGATGGCTCTGTCCGGCGAGGTCGGGGAGCTGACCGCGCTGTTCCAGTGGCTGACGCCCGAGGAGTCTGCTGCGGTCATGGCGGACGAGTCGGTCGCGGCCGACGTCCGGGACGAGATCGCCGACGTCATGCTCTACCTGGTGCAGCTCGCCCGCGTGCTCGACGTCGACCTGGTCGAGGTGGCGACTGCGAAGCTCGCCCGCAACGAGCACCGCTTCCCGGCGCCGTCCCGCGGTTAG
- a CDS encoding HAAS signaling domain-containing protein — protein MTAPTVGTEADRYLQRVRAALADLPDDERNELIDDLSAHLADIDAETPDTLTEAALVERLGRPEAYAAELRISAGLGPAPDTAVPKKVRTLIDRARTRLDGMPAYRRFRAFLPELRPGWWVLRGYFAAVVLTAMLWGNFRGPLPDGGSETVVFLLFAAAAAYGSVWLGRRSDGFGRWGRRAVLAGGLFVGFVGLGIVMSTSGPNYGGQADYYYSGGPLESATDLRVYGPDGQLIRDAQVFDQHGNPILLPSSCEYVPRTRADGGVAENVYPRSLNQPPSVYCEDGSAPVAERLPGLLPAPPTDVVETPTEATPTAPPTGTTSPSVGATPSGTATPSGAATPSGTVPPTASATPSPSRSR, from the coding sequence ATGACCGCACCAACCGTCGGCACCGAGGCGGACCGCTATCTCCAGCGGGTCCGTGCCGCCCTGGCCGACCTGCCGGACGACGAGCGGAACGAGCTCATCGACGACCTCTCCGCGCATCTCGCCGACATCGACGCCGAGACACCGGACACGTTGACCGAGGCGGCGCTGGTCGAGCGGCTCGGACGGCCGGAGGCGTACGCGGCCGAGTTACGCATTTCAGCTGGCCTCGGCCCGGCACCGGACACTGCGGTTCCGAAGAAGGTCCGGACTCTCATCGACCGGGCACGGACCCGACTCGACGGCATGCCGGCGTACCGGCGGTTCCGCGCCTTCCTGCCGGAGCTGCGCCCCGGCTGGTGGGTACTGCGCGGGTACTTCGCGGCGGTGGTGCTGACCGCGATGTTGTGGGGCAACTTCCGCGGGCCACTGCCCGACGGCGGCAGTGAGACGGTCGTGTTCCTCCTCTTTGCGGCCGCGGCCGCGTACGGATCCGTCTGGCTCGGCCGACGCAGCGACGGCTTCGGACGCTGGGGACGCCGCGCCGTGCTGGCCGGCGGGTTGTTCGTCGGGTTCGTCGGCCTGGGCATCGTCATGTCGACGAGCGGTCCGAACTACGGGGGGCAGGCGGATTACTACTACTCCGGAGGCCCGCTGGAGAGCGCGACGGACCTGCGGGTCTACGGGCCGGACGGACAGTTGATCCGCGACGCCCAGGTGTTCGACCAGCACGGCAACCCGATCCTGCTGCCGTCGTCGTGCGAGTACGTGCCGCGCACCCGGGCGGACGGCGGAGTCGCCGAGAACGTTTACCCGCGCTCGCTGAACCAGCCGCCGTCCGTGTACTGCGAGGACGGCTCGGCGCCGGTGGCGGAGCGGCTTCCCGGCCTTCTTCCCGCCCCACCGACCGACGTAGTGGAAACGCCCACCGAAGCGACGCCGACCGCGCCTCCGACCGGTACGACGTCGCCCTCGGTGGGTGCGACCCCCTCGGGCACGGCCACCCCGTCGGGCGCGGCCACGCCGTCGGGCACCGTCCCACCGACGGCCTCGGCCACGCCGTCACCGTCGCGCTCCCGCTGA
- a CDS encoding VOC family protein produces MRVTASAVSLNVDDVPASSEFLQKHFGFREEMAADGFSSLKRDDAAMNVIFLRRGLPTLPADFRDVGAAGVLVVFVVDDLAGEDARLRAEGVTITHELTEEPWGERFLQVADPNGVIIQLVEWVTPS; encoded by the coding sequence TTGCGAGTCACCGCGTCCGCCGTGTCGTTGAACGTGGACGACGTCCCCGCGTCCAGTGAGTTCCTGCAGAAGCACTTCGGTTTTCGCGAGGAGATGGCCGCAGACGGCTTCTCGTCGCTGAAGCGCGACGACGCCGCGATGAACGTGATCTTCCTGCGGCGTGGTCTCCCGACGCTGCCCGCCGACTTCCGCGACGTCGGCGCGGCCGGCGTGCTCGTCGTGTTCGTCGTCGACGACCTGGCTGGGGAAGACGCCAGGCTGCGTGCCGAGGGCGTCACGATCACCCACGAGCTCACCGAGGAGCCGTGGGGGGAGCGATTCCTCCAGGTCGCCGACCCCAACGGCGTGATCATCCAGCTCGTCGAGTGGGTCACGCCGAGCTGA